The nucleotide sequence CATCACCATCACCTCCGACGTGGTGCTCTATCTGTTCGGCACACCAGGGCAGGACCGGTTCTGGTTCATCTGGGACGAGCTCGCGCAGGGCGCGGTCGGCGCGGTCGTACTTATCGACACCCGGCGACTGGACACGAGTTTCCCCGCCGTCGACTATTTCGAACGGCGGGGAATCCCGTTCGTCGCGGCGGTGAACCGGTTCTTCGGCGAATGCCTCTACACCGAGGCGGAGATCCGCGCCGCGCTGAAACTCGACGACGCGGTCCCGCTGCTGTGGTGCGACGCCCGGGACCGGGAATCCAGCAAGCGGGCGCTGATCGGGCTGGTCCGGCACGCGCTGGCCCGGATGCCGGTGACCAACTGATTGGGCCGGTCGACCCGGGACGCCGCTACGACGGGTCGAGTCGGTCGCGCCAGCGGGTGAAGGCGGTTACCAGGTCGTCGGCGCCGCCGGTCTGGCCCAGCCGCCGCGCCTGGTCCTCGGCGTACTGCCGGTACAGCTCGGCCAGCTCCGTCGCCAGCAGCGGCCCGGCCTCGGCCGGGTCCAGCGGCTCGCCGGCCCTGACCCTGGCCGCCAGCCGGACCAGGGGAGCCGCGACGGCCTCCGGCCGGGCCAGATACCACGCGATCGCCTCGTCGTTGGTGGCGCCCCGGCCCGTCGCCACGGCACTGCTGTAGAAGAAGCGGATCGGGAAGAGTACGGCCTTGGTGAACCAGACCGGGTCGCGCAACAGCCGGGCGGGCCGGTGGATCTCGGCGACCACCTCGTCGGTGGCCAGGACCTTGACGGCGAACCGGGCGCTGTCGACGAGCAGTTCGCCGGCGCCGGGGACGGCGACCTGCCGGGCCACGTCGGCGCCGAGTAGGAGTACGCCGTGCTCGGCGAGGTCGAGCCGGTCGACGGCCGGGAACCGCCCGTCGTCGCGACCCTGGCGCAGCGCCGGCAGCGAGCCCCAGAACACCGAGAGCCTGCGGTACAGCTCGGCACGCTCGTGCAGGGTCCGCAAGATCCCGGCGACGGTGCCGTCGTCCCCGTCGCGGGTCTCGGCGAGGACGACGGCGAGGTCGATGTCGCTGACCGCCGGGGCGTAGCCGCCGTGCGCGAGGCTGCCCAGCGCGTACCCGGCGACGAAACGGTCGGCGAAGGCGGCCTGGTAGGTACGGGCGGCGTCCCGGGCCACCTCGCGGGCCGGAGCCGCCGGGTCGGGACCGGTCGGGGTCTTCACGTGGCGGTGTCCCGGATGGCGCACTCGGCGATCCGGTCGGAGACCACGGTGATGACCTGCCAGGCGCGGTCGAGCACGGTCACGATCTCGTCCACGGTCCAGTCGGTGCGTTCCCGGAGGATCTGGTAGCCCATCTCGAGGTGCTCGACGTCGGCCTCGTCGTGCAACGAGAAGTAGGGGTCGTTGGGGAAGGCGACCACCCCGGCCTTGCTGAGGGCGAGGCTGCCGGCCTCCAGGGCCAGGTGTGCGAGGATCGCCCGCTGCACCCCGGGCAGGGTGGCGAACTGGTCGACGAACCAGGAGGCACCGGCCTCGATGACCGGGTCCCAGACCACCCGCTGGTCCTCCGCCCGGGTGCGGGCCAGGATCTCGTCGTGGCCGATCTCCTCCTTCTGGTGTTCGAGGGCGATCGTCCGGAGGGCGAGGTCCGACTCGTAGGTGACCCGGGCGCTGATCATGCGCTGGAACGCGTTCGACCACGGTTGCAGGTAGGTCAGCACGGCCTTCTTGGTGGTGTCCGGCGTCGCCTCGTCGGCCAACAGCCGGATCAGCCGCGAGGCTTCGTACTCCTCCTGCCGCGTGGCGTTGTGGTCGGCGACGCGCTGCACGTCTGACTGGCTCACGATGGGGCTCCTATCCACGAGGTCGACGGGTGCGCCCGGCAGGGGTGCGGGCTGGGCGTAGACGGGGAAGCGGAAGTAGGTGGTGAGGTCGCCCGGCCGACCCGCGGCGCGGTAGCTGACCAGCTCCAGGAGCCCTCGGCTCTCCGCCAGGGCCGTCGGGGCCAGCGCGGCGGCGACGGCGCGCAGCGGCCGGGGGTCCACGCCCTGCCGGACCAGCACGTCCGCGGCGCGCTCCACCGCCGCCAGGTCGCCGGAGACCAGGCTCGGCATCCGCAGGTACGTCGTGGACTCCGCCGCCCTGTCCAGCCCGGACCGGAAGGCGAGGCAGGTCAGCGCCTCCGTGCCGGCGTCGGCGCGTTCCCCCACGAGCGTCCGGTAGGCGGTCAGCGCCCTATCGGGATCGTGGTCGGCGGCCACCGACGCCATCCGGTTCAGCTCGTGGACGTCGGCACCGTGGTTCCGGTAGTAGATCTTGGCCCTGGCCTGCGCCGTGCCGGTCAGGTCGAGCCCGAGGAACTCGACCTCCCGACGGTCGCCCCGGCCGTCCCGGTCCACCCGTCGCCGGGCGTCGTCCCAGGCCCGTGCCATGCCCAGCCGTTCCATCGCCCGGTCCAGCGCGGCGAAGCGCCGCTCCGCCGGCCAGGCGTACAACCCGAAGTAGGCCTTGTAGGCCATCGGGGCGGGCGGGCGCCAGGCCAGCGAATACCACAGGGGTGCCGTCGCGAAGATCTCGGTCAGCTGGTGGAAGCGCTGTGAGGGCGCGGTCACGGCGGATCCGGCGCCGTCCACGTCGGACAGGCAGTCGAGCAGCATCCGCAGCTCGGGCTCTCCACCAGACCAGTTGAGCGACATCTCGGCCGGGAAGCCGTCGGCGGCGACGAACGACGGCTGCCGTGGTCGGTCTCCGATCCGTTCGCCGGCCCAGGCCGGAAGCGTGTCGCGCAACTCCGCGGTGGTGCGCTCGGCCTCGTCGGCGGGCACCGCGAGGGCGTCACACGCGCTGGTCCACAGTCCGCAGAGGAACTCGCCAAACCGTCGATCCCGCACGGGGGTGTCCGCGGACCACGGCACGCTCACCGTCCGGTCCGGCCGATGGTCCGGATTCATGCGGGATAGAGTTACCTAATAAACCCCTAAGTGTCAATGCGACCGAAGGCGCTTTCGAACGAATGAGCTAACGCCATCCGGGAGCGCGGTGGCAGTCGAAGACCGACCACTTCAGCACAGCGTGACAATCGCAAATCCGGAATGTTCTCTCCGTAGTCGAGAGTCGTTTCCGCCAAGTGCGGACATGCGTATCCGGTCGCCGATCGTAATGATTCCGGGTGGGTGAGTCGATCACCCAGAGCGAACAGGTGCCAGCGGAGCCGCGCCTCGCCGCCGTCGCCGCCCGACTGGGATCCGGGTCGGGATGCCCGGCGACGGACACTGTGGAGCGGGTCTGTGGCCGACAGTTCTCGGGCCCGCGCGGAAGGCTGTGGCACGAGGGTCGCCAGATTGCGACATGATGAGGCTTCGGCGTCGTCGTGTCG is from Micromonospora sp. WMMD1102 and encodes:
- a CDS encoding ATP/GTP-binding protein: MDRKSVKVVVAGGFGTGKTTLVGAVSEIPPLTTEEVLTQASVGVDDVTGVEGKTRTTVALDFGRITITSDVVLYLFGTPGQDRFWFIWDELAQGAVGAVVLIDTRRLDTSFPAVDYFERRGIPFVAAVNRFFGECLYTEAEIRAALKLDDAVPLLWCDARDRESSKRALIGLVRHALARMPVTN